ACGGTCACACCGCTGCGGGGCTTGATGCGGGTGGTGTTCTCACCTGGCACGTGCACCGTGTTGCCTTGGGCGCTCACAGCACCTGCCCCAGATAGTCCACCAGGGCACGGCGCTGGTGGACGCCCAGGCCCCGCACCCTGCGACTTGGGGAAATCCCCAGCTCGCTCATAATCACTGTTGCACGTACCTTTCCAATGCCCGGAAGGGCTTCCAATAAGTCTGTCACTTTAAGCCTGCCTAGGGCCGGTTCCTCGCCTGCCGCCGCGATGACGGCGGCAACGGAAACCATCCCGGACTTCAACTCGGCCTTGATCCGGGACCTGACGGTACGGGCCGCCGCGGCCTTCTGGAGTGCTTCTGCGCGTTCTTGGTCAGTCAATGACGGCAAACTCACGAAAAGGCTCCTTGCGGTGGCAGCGGTGCGGACAAAATCTTCCTGGGCCGGTGGCAGGGCTCTTTGACAGGGCCCTGCGCATGGAACCCTATCCCATGAACCTATCCGTACCGGGGCCGGAAAATCAATCCGCTGGGCCAGCATCCTGCAGGGCGATGATGACCCGTTCCATCTACAGACCGAGCAGGGTCTGTGCCGTCGCCTCTCGCAGGGCCAACAGATCCGGCCCGGCAGCCAGGATGCCCCGGCTTGAGGTAGCCAGGACGGCCGGGTATGCGGGGCCAAAAGTTGCACGCATATCCGCGCCCGTGGCCCCTTGAGCACCAAGCCCCGGGGCCAGTATGGGCCCGTGAACCGCTGCTAAATCAATGCCCAGGTCCGTGAGGGCGGAACCGACAGTGGCACCCACCACCAGTCCTACCGAGCCCAGAGCATCCGCTGCATAGCGCTGATTTTCTAGCGTTGCCGCCCGCACAATGCGCCAGGCCACCGACTCGCTCCCACCCACATGCTGCACCGAGGCACCTTCAGGGTTGGAGGTCAGTGCGAGCACAAACACACCACGACCCGACGACGCCGCCAGATCAAGTGCAGGACGCAGCGACTCAAACCCCAAGTACGGGCTTAGCGTCACCGAGTCTGCCGCCAGAGAGGAACCATCGCGCAGCCACGCATCGGCGT
This region of Arthrobacter alpinus genomic DNA includes:
- the mihF gene encoding integration host factor, actinobacterial type → MSLPSLTDQERAEALQKAAAARTVRSRIKAELKSGMVSVAAVIAAAGEEPALGRLKVTDLLEALPGIGKVRATVIMSELGISPSRRVRGLGVHQRRALVDYLGQVL
- the pyrF gene encoding orotidine-5'-phosphate decarboxylase, translated to MAARGPLCVGIDPHPGLLAAWGLTDSPQGLRTFSQTVLEAVAPLAAAIKPQVALYERHGSAGLAALEELLAASAQAEVLTIADAKRGDIGSTMAGYADAWLRDGSSLAADSVTLSPYLGFESLRPALDLAASSGRGVFVLALTSNPEGASVQHVGGSESVAWRIVRAATLENQRYAADALGSVGLVVGATVGSALTDLGIDLAAVHGPILAPGLGAQGATGADMRATFGPAYPAVLATSSRGILAAGPDLLALREATAQTLLGL